The Candidatus Methanoperedens sp. genomic interval TATTTCTTCGCGAGCGCTTCCTTCGCGAGTTCGCTGGCTGTCTTGCCGTCCAGGCTGGCGCCGAACTTTTCGCGCAGGGCCTTCATGATAGCGCCCATCTGAGACGCGCCACCCGCCATCGCCGCCGCAATTTCGGCACGCACTTGATCGGGCGATGCCGTCGCGGGCAAATACGACTCGAGAATCCTCGCTTCGATCTCATTCTGCTCGATCAAATCGACGCGCGCCGCCTTGCGCGCGAACTCCAGCGACTCTTCGCGCTTGGCCCGTTCGCGTTTGAAGATTTGCAGAATCTCGTCCGTGGTCGCTTCGGTGTTGGGCGCCCGCTTCTCGGCTTTTTCGAGCCTCGAAATCTCCGTCATCACTCCGCGCAGCGTCATCGTGCGCAGCTTGTCGCCGCTTTTCATCGCGGCCTTCAAATCATCCTGTATTTTTTGTTTCACAATTTGGATTTCTGTTTCGCGATGATTGCAGCGCGACGCGGCCCGCGAATTCGCGAGCCGGAGTCCGCCGCCGTCCTAGTATGAGTACCGGCGGCTGTTTCGGCGTCCGGCTACTTTTTCTTCGCCGGCGCCGCGGCTTCGGCGGCGCCCGGAGCGGCCGCGACCCCACGTAAGTATGGGTATAGGAAAGCACGTAGCTTATATCAGGATGCCGGATTTTATAAATTGCTGGGCTGTCGAATGAAAAATCCGCGTTTGTCACAACTGCCTCGATTGTCCGGGCGCCGGCATCAACTCCACGAAGACATGGGGCAATCTCCTCCCAGTCCCGCACGTACAGGAGGTCAAAATATGTTTCTCCCACCATGCCCCTGTTCCCCTTCCTCTTTTCATGAGTCAGGAATTCATCGAAAGATAGCTCAGGCTTGCGTTTCTTATAGATTTCATGCCACATCTGGTCGCTTATCTCTGCTATGGGATTTTTTTCCTTCTTTGCACGCGCAATAATATCCCTGGCTTTGAACCATGAACGTCCATACACAATGAAATCAATGTCCGACGACTCGTTTTCCAGACCTGCAAGAAGCGACCCCGTAACTCCCATTTTATCAGGCGGGATAGAGCTAAGTGTGCTCACAATAGCCCTGACTTTGCTGTTTTCCGCTGCCACCAGCGCCAGCCCACTGCTGGGCGCAAGTACCTGCCTGACACAATCCCACGGAACTATATGGACGTCGCTCACCCATTCAGGGCGCGCTGCTTTCATAAACTCAAATGCAGCATCAAAATCCAGTTTGCGGTATTTTTTATGTTTCCCCCTTTCACCCATGGCATCAGGCACGTACCTGAGAATCGAGCGTACTCCCTTTTCATGGCAGTAGTCTGCCACTGCAAATATCCAGTCATCGTGTGTAATTATAAAATCCCGGAGGCGGGTTCTTGGCATCGATTACTCTACGGAATCGGATTTATATAAAGAGTACGCATATCGCATCTGATTTTATTTAATTTTAGCAAAGTTTTATATATCGTAAGGATAATTATCAAACAAGATTAAAGCTGTTTTAAGCGGCATTTACAGCAGTAAAGGTTTGACTATTTCTGCAGTTATGTTTGCCCCGACAGATGATAATCGAACGTTAAGGATGTGTAATAGTGAAAGAATTTCAGGAAAGAATTGCTCCGGTAAAAGCCGGGGAAACGTATGATGTATCGATAGACGACCTAGCAAAAGAAGGCGACGGTATCGCCAGGATAGAGGGCTTTGTTATCTTTGTGCCTGCAACAAAAGTAGGCGATAAGGTCAAGATCAAGGTAAACAAAGTAATGCGGAAATTCGCAATCGCCGAGAAAGTAGAAGCCTAAACAATTATTTTTCTTATTTTTCTATCTTAATTATTAATTTTTTGCATTATTTTTCTTGATATCATTAAAAAAATTCATAAGAGAATACTTCACGTTTTCGGGCTTGACATCGATTATCTCTTCCCGTTCTGTTTCCGGAAAGATATTGAATACGGAATATTTCCCCAGTTTCTTAGCCGATGAAGAGGTGTATCGCCCGTCAAGCAGCACTCTGACACCAAAGTCCTGAGGTGAACGCACCACCCTGCCGAGCGCCTGCCGTACTTTTCTAATTGTGGGGATCTCAATCGCATAATCCCAGCCGTGCCCGAACTCTGCCTCGTACGCAGCCTCGATTGCCCTCGTCCTATCGCTCAAAGCCGGATATCCCACGCCCACGATAACCACGGTTCTCCCCCTTCCATTCTTATAGTCCACACCTTCGGTGAGGGTTCCCCACATATATGATATGAGCACAGCCTTTTTGCCATTTTCCCCTATCCTGAAGAACTCATCCCTGATGGTCTGCGCCGAAACGCCAACCTCGTCGAGGAAAACGGGAACACTGCATTTAAGCCTGCTTTTGTACAGCAGAGCCTCATTGAAGCTCGGAAAAAATATGAGCACATTGCCATCCGACTGCTCAATTATATCGCCCAGAACTTTGGTGACAAGCTCCTTTGTCTGTGGCATATCCCTGTCCTTGGCAAAAAGAGGCGGAACCGAGACTGCAATGGTCTGTCGTCTTTCTCTTGGAAAGCACAGACCAAACGCCAGTTCACTGGTTTCGCGCGCTATGCCAAGAGTGGTCTTGATGGTCGCAAACGGCGCAAGCGTGGCTGACATTAATACTGCTGCATGGAGAGAATTAAATAGCGGCGCAGTTACGTTTTTTGGGATGCAGGTGAATAATTCAAGCCGTCCGTAAATTTCATTGTTCAGGCGCCGCACACCCAGAACAGGGTAATATCCCATATCGTTTGAAAATTTAAAGTAATTCGAAAGGAAACCTGCTGTAGCAAGGCTGCTGGATATTTTTTTGACGGGGCTTTTTCCTTCCATGAATTGCTTCTCGTAAAACGCATCAATAGTCGCCCCGAAACTCCGTATATGTTCTATTGTCTCCTCGGTTTTCTTAATCCCTGCTCCGTCCAATGCCCGCAGAAGTCGAGCCCTGAACATATCCATCCTTTCTTCTGGGTCTGATATTCGAAGGTCGTGCCACTCCTTGCCAATCCTTTCCCGTTCACCGAATTTCTTATCGAGGATGTAGTTATATGTCGATTTCAGGGTATCAAGAAAGACGCGCAAAAACGTTTCAACTTCCTGCGAGGGGAGAGTGTCCCTGTTCGCTTCAACCTCATCGAGCGCCCTGTTTATGGTAAGTTCTGAAAGTTTCATGGACGAATGAGAGCGCGCTGCGGATTCAATATTATGGGCTTCATCAAAAATTGCAATAATATCCGCCAGGCTTTTATCCATCCACCCCAGCACATTGGTGCGGATATCCTCATCAAGAAAATGATGATAATTGCATATCAAAAGGTCGGCTTCTTTCATAAACCTTTTAAGTAATTCGTACCCGCAAGCTTTATGTGATAATGCCCACTCAGCGACTTCTTCCGGAGTGCGCACACCGGAAAAAAGCCATGTACGGAACTCTTCATTGTCGCCCTTTAGCAGTTCAAGCAGCATATCGCATGAATTTTTCCTCTGCTCATGGAGATGCCGCTCTTCTTTATCGAACTCAATACTGAGTTCCCTTTGAAGTTCGATTAACCCCGAATCTTTGACTCGCTTCAGTTTGTCCTTGACGGATTTTATTTCGGTTTTCAATTGCCCGAAGTCTTTCTCCTGCTCGATCAGTTTATACGTATTATCCCGAAGCAAACTGCATGTGTCGTAATCCATATTCGGCTTCGGGCACATCAGCATTTTACCTTTGAGCACTATCACTTTAATATCGGTTTGTTTTTTTATTTCCCTTGCCTCTTCTATGAACTGAGCCATCTGCTGGTGGACGTTGGTGGCGATAACCACGGTCTTTTTCTCTGTTTTCGCAATATGAAGGGCTGGTGTAAGCGCGCTCAGCGTCTTCCCTGTACCGCACGCTCCTTCAAACAATGCGACCTGTTTCTTTATTAAAGCCTCGTGTATGGCATCCATCGCTTCCAGTTGGTTTGGATAGTATGAGCTCTTCGGAAAGTAGTGCAGGTAGTCCTTTTTCATCAGCAACTATACGATGCAGGCATGATATAAACAGTACGATAGGTTATTCGAGCACTCCAGTACTAATTAAGTAGTACTAAATTAGCACCACTATATATATTGGTGTTACTACTTTTTAATTTAAAAATGGATAGTGCTAAAAAACAGGGGGAAACTATGAATTCAATGGCTGTGGTGAGAGCTGATGACGTATCAAAAGTTAAAATAGCTCTCTGCGATCTGGTGAGATACGGACATATGACTTTTGCAGATAGTGCAAGAAAACTGGAACCCACTTTTGCAGATAATATTCTCGTACACATAATGAAAAGCCCGCTCAGGGCAAGCTGTTCGGCTGCGGCCATAGTGCCGCTTGAGGATCAGGCAAGCATTGCAATCGGGAGGCTTAGGAAAATCCATCCGCCTGCCCATGTGATTATCGTAAGCCCAAGGCATGAAATATACCACGAACTGGTTAACTATGTGGACATATTGCCTGAGATAGACCTGATGCTTGAGCCCTGGGCTGAGCCTGAGCAGGTTCTGCAGGCAGCCGAAGCCCAGGTTTAACCTGGCTCGTTTTAGTTTTTACGTTTTTCCGGTTTTGTGAATCGAACAAAATCACATACTTTTTAAACATGGAAGTAAAAAGAAGAGACCATGACATTAAAAGTAACCTTGATAACAGGAAGAACAATCAGCCAGGGAGTAAATCTTGAAAACAAGACCTCTTCTGATTATATGGAAGCAACCGCTTCCTGTGAATTGAATTCAAAGGATATAGAGCTCTTGGGTAAACCAAAGTATGTGAGGGTTAAAACGGAATACGGGGAAGTGATTGTGAAGTTAAAAGAGAACGACGCCAATCCGGACAGCATCGCATTCATCCCGATGGGCCCATGGGCAAATGCTGTTGTCGACCCCGACACCAAAGGCTGCGGGATGCCAGGATTCAAAGGAATCCCTGCTGAAATCGAAGCTACGGAGGATAAAGTACTGTTATTGAAAGAACTGATGGCGAGGTATAAGTAATGAAAGTAATAACCGACGCGCTCTGCCCTTTTTGCGGCTGTCTGTGCGATGACATCACAGTGGTTGTAGAGGATAACAAGATAATTGAAGCAAAACATGCCTGCATGCTGGGCTCTGCAAAAATACTGGGGCACTGCAGGCTTGGCGGGACAAACATAGAGACGCACCACACCATAAAAGAACCCATGACCAGAGCAGATAAAAATGCGAATTTCAGGGAAGTATCCTATGATGAAGCCATCAACGAAGCGGCAGGGATACTTGCCAAATCAAAGAGACCTCTTCTGTACGGCTGGGCTTCTGCATCATGCGAAGTCCATAAAAAAGGCCTCCTTTTAGCCGAAGAACTTGGTGCGATAGTAGACAATACAGCATCTGTATGCCACGGTCCAACAGGGCTTGCGACCCATGAAAAGGGCGCCCCGTCTGCCACACTGGGACAGATAAAGAACCGCGCTGATGTTATCGTGTTCTGGGGCTGCAATCCTGTGCAGGCACATCCAAGGCACATGGGACGTTATTCGACTTTTGCACGGGGATTTTTTTCGGAAAAGGGAAGAAAGGGACGCAAGATTATCGTAGTGGATGTACGGAAGACCGACACTGCAAAAATGGCTGATGAATATGTGGAAGTACAGCAGGGCAGTGATTATCTGGTTCTATCGGCGCTGCGCGCCATACTTTCAGGACATGCTGATGTCGTGCCTGAGACTGTGGGCGGCGTTTCGAAGGCTTCACTTGTAAAGGTTGTGGAGACATTAAAGACAGCCAATTTCGGTGCGATATTTTTCGGCATGGGACTCACCCAGAGCAAATCCAGGTATAAGAACATCGACAATGCCGTTTCGCTGACCTTTGAATTGAACTCGTTTACAAAATATGTAATCATGCCCATGCGCGGGCACTACAACGTGACGGGTTTCAACCAGGTGTGCACATGGGAAACGGGTTTCACAACGGCAGTGGATTTTTCGCGCGGGATACCCTATTATAATCCAGGCGAGACAGCAGCCAATGACGTGCTTTACAGGAATGAAGTGGATGCCGCGATGATTATAGCTGCCGACGCTGCTGCGCATTTCCCTGCAAATTCGGTGCGCCAGCTTGCAAAGGTACCTTTAGTTCAGATCGACCCCCACTGGAGCGCCACAACAGAGATAGCCAATGTGGTTATACCCACAGCCATCTGCGGTATTGAAGTGGAAGGAACAGCGTACAGGATGGACGGCGTTTCCTTGCGCCTTCGAAAGATGATAGAACCAACGCATATGACAGATGAAGAGGTGCTGGAAAGAATAACCCAGCGTGTAAGAGAGCTGCGGGGTGAGTGACATGGAACTTCTAATAAAGAACGGTGCTGTTTACGACCCGATTAATGGTATTGCAGGCGACAAGACCGATATCTCAATTAAAGACGGGAAAATCGTGGAAAAAGTGAGCAGCAGTGCTTCAGTAATCGATGCGGGCGGAAGGCTTGTCATGCCCGGGGGTGTTGATGCCCACTCTCATATAGCAGGCGCAAAAGTGAATCTGGGCAGGCTGATGCGCCCCGAGGATTCACGAATAGGATTAAAACCCAGAACAAAAGTAACCAGGGTATATTCGGGATATACAGTTCCGAATGTCTATGCCATGGGATACCGCTATGCTCAGATGGGCTATACCACGGTTTTCGAGGCTGCGCAGGCAATCATGAAGGCGCGCCATACCCATGAGGAGCTGGAGGAGATCCCCATAATAGACAAAGGCGCGCTCACGCTGTTCGGGAGCAACTGGCCTACAATGGATTACGTTCGCGAGAAGAACCTTGACAAACTTGCAGCATATGTGGCATGGGGACTGCTTGCCTCCAGAGGCTTCGGTGTAAAGGTTGTGAATCCAGGCGGAGGAGAGATGTGGGGCTTTGGAAAGAACGTCACAAGCCTTGATGATGTAGTCCCGAATTTTGACGTCACGCCAGCACAGATAATCGTGTCGTTGATGAAAGCCAACGAGATGCTGGGGCTGCCGCATTCCGTGCACCTTCACTGCAACAATCTGGGAAAGCCGGGCAATTATAAGACCACGCTTGCGAGCATGGAACTGGCGAAGCAGGTCAAGCCCAGCAAGGAAAGGCAGGTGCTGCACGTCACGCATCTCACATTCAATGCATGGGGCGGAACGAATTGGGGCGACTTTGAATCCAAAGCAGATGAGATTGCGAATTACCTCAATAACAGTGAGAACGTGACAACCGATATGGGTCAGCTTATCTTCGGCAGCGCAACGACCATGACTGCCGACGGTCCTGTGCAGTATGCCAATGCAAAATTGCTGCATGCCAAGTGGGGCAACGGCGATGTAGAGCTTGAGGACGCCTCGGGTGTTGTTCCCATCTTTTATGCCAGGCAAATCTCCATTCATGCCATCATGTGGGCGATAGGGCTTGAACTTGCGCTGCTCACGAAAGACCCGTATAAGGTCTTATTAACCACTGACCATCCAAACGGCGGACCATTCGTGAACTATCCCGAGGTCATAGCCCTTCTCATGAGCAATAAGAAACGGCAGGAAGAAATAAAGACCCTTCACGAGGCGGTTCATAAAAGGACAAAAATACCCGGGATTACGCGGGAGCTTGACTTCAACGACATAGCGATAATGACAAGGGGAGGTCCGGCAAAAGTGCTCGGGCTTCTTGAATCAAAAGGGCATCTCGGAGTTGGCGCGGACGCAGATGTTTCCATATACGACATTTTACCCGACCAGATAGACCCGTCAGTGGAGCACGCAAGGATAAAGAGCGCTTTCTCATCAGCAGCCTATACGCTCAAGGGCGGTGAGGTTGTGGTGAAAGATGGGCAGGTTGTGGCTACACCCATGGGCAGGACTTTCTGGGTAAATGCCTCTGTGCCTGAGCAGTACATGAATGAAGTTATGAAGGATATGGAAATGAAATTCCGAAATTACTACTCCATACAACTTGCAAATTATATGGTACAGGATGCATATGTCACGCATCCGAGAGTGGTCAGGGCTGGTGTCGCCCCTGTGATGGCGGAGGTGGAGTGAATGCAGGAAGTTTTTTTAAAGCCGAAGGCGGAATTTAAGATTTCAGTCGAGGCTGAGAACATTTCTCCTGACAAGTTCGCAGGCAGGACGGAAAAAGAGATACAATCCCTGGAAGCCTGGATGGGAAATCATAAAACCACGCTCGGAGAGCTGTTCTCGGTTAATGTGAATGGAACAGGAGCGGCAGCAGATACAAAAATAATTATGGAAGGTGACTTCTCGCGCGTCAAAAGAATCGGAGAAGGTATGACAGCGGGTCTCGTCACGATCAAAGGCAATGTTGATATGCATCTTGGCTCGAAGATGAGCGGCGGTAAAATATCAGTGGCGGGAAATGCAGACTCATGGGCTGGCAGGGAGATGAAAGGCGGGGAAATCATAATCGAAGGAAATGCAGGCTACTACCTCGGAGCAGGATACCGGGGCGAGACGTGCGGTATGCGCGGAGGCAAAATCACGGTTTCAGGAAATGCCCTTGACTTTCTTGGGGAACATATGTGCGGGGGTGAAATTGTTGTGAAAGGTAATGCAGGAATACTCCCGGGATTGAGCAACAACGGGGGAAAAATCGTAATCGAGGGCAGCACCTCCCGACCGGGAAGCGAGATGGCAAAAGGCACAATAATTGCCGGCAGGGTGGAGGAAATGATGCCTGTGTTCAAGCTTGAAGGAACGGAAGCTTTGGACGGAGTTATGTACAGGAAATACGTGGGCGACGTAATAGTAAATGGAAAAGGCATGCTGTATGTGAAGGAATGAAAGCTGAAACGGTTATTTATTTAATTGTTTTAGTGGTAATCGGGCTTGTAATCGGCATATTTTTCTCTATTTATTCGCCTAATAGATCTTCCCTCGAAGAATCAAAAGTTGAATCATCTTCAGCTGGAACGCAGACAAAAGATATACAAACCTCGAATTTCACC includes:
- a CDS encoding GatB/YqeY domain-containing protein produces the protein MKQKIQDDLKAAMKSGDKLRTMTLRGVMTEISRLEKAEKRAPNTEATTDEILQIFKRERAKREESLEFARKAARVDLIEQNEIEARILESYLPATASPDQVRAEIAAAMAGGASQMGAIMKALREKFGASLDGKTASELAKEALAKK
- a CDS encoding nucleotidyltransferase domain-containing protein; the protein is MPRTRLRDFIITHDDWIFAVADYCHEKGVRSILRYVPDAMGERGKHKKYRKLDFDAAFEFMKAARPEWVSDVHIVPWDCVRQVLAPSSGLALVAAENSKVRAIVSTLSSIPPDKMGVTGSLLAGLENESSDIDFIVYGRSWFKARDIIARAKKEKNPIAEISDQMWHEIYKKRKPELSFDEFLTHEKRKGNRGMVGETYFDLLYVRDWEEIAPCLRGVDAGARTIEAVVTNADFSFDSPAIYKIRHPDISYVLSYTHTYVGSRPLRAPPKPRRRRRKSSRTPKQPPVLILGRRRTPAREFAGRVALQSSRNRNPNCETKNTG
- a CDS encoding TRAM domain-containing protein, whose protein sequence is MKEFQERIAPVKAGETYDVSIDDLAKEGDGIARIEGFVIFVPATKVGDKVKIKVNKVMRKFAIAEKVEA
- a CDS encoding ATP-dependent DNA helicase, whose translation is MKKDYLHYFPKSSYYPNQLEAMDAIHEALIKKQVALFEGACGTGKTLSALTPALHIAKTEKKTVVIATNVHQQMAQFIEEAREIKKQTDIKVIVLKGKMLMCPKPNMDYDTCSLLRDNTYKLIEQEKDFGQLKTEIKSVKDKLKRVKDSGLIELQRELSIEFDKEERHLHEQRKNSCDMLLELLKGDNEEFRTWLFSGVRTPEEVAEWALSHKACGYELLKRFMKEADLLICNYHHFLDEDIRTNVLGWMDKSLADIIAIFDEAHNIESAARSHSSMKLSELTINRALDEVEANRDTLPSQEVETFLRVFLDTLKSTYNYILDKKFGERERIGKEWHDLRISDPEERMDMFRARLLRALDGAGIKKTEETIEHIRSFGATIDAFYEKQFMEGKSPVKKISSSLATAGFLSNYFKFSNDMGYYPVLGVRRLNNEIYGRLELFTCIPKNVTAPLFNSLHAAVLMSATLAPFATIKTTLGIARETSELAFGLCFPRERRQTIAVSVPPLFAKDRDMPQTKELVTKVLGDIIEQSDGNVLIFFPSFNEALLYKSRLKCSVPVFLDEVGVSAQTIRDEFFRIGENGKKAVLISYMWGTLTEGVDYKNGRGRTVVIVGVGYPALSDRTRAIEAAYEAEFGHGWDYAIEIPTIRKVRQALGRVVRSPQDFGVRVLLDGRYTSSSAKKLGKYSVFNIFPETEREEIIDVKPENVKYSLMNFFNDIKKNNAKN
- a CDS encoding DUF356 domain-containing protein; amino-acid sequence: MDSAKKQGETMNSMAVVRADDVSKVKIALCDLVRYGHMTFADSARKLEPTFADNILVHIMKSPLRASCSAAAIVPLEDQASIAIGRLRKIHPPAHVIIVSPRHEIYHELVNYVDILPEIDLMLEPWAEPEQVLQAAEAQV
- a CDS encoding tRNA CCA-pyrophosphorylase; translation: MTLKVTLITGRTISQGVNLENKTSSDYMEATASCELNSKDIELLGKPKYVRVKTEYGEVIVKLKENDANPDSIAFIPMGPWANAVVDPDTKGCGMPGFKGIPAEIEATEDKVLLLKELMARYK
- a CDS encoding formylmethanofuran dehydrogenase subunit B, giving the protein MKVITDALCPFCGCLCDDITVVVEDNKIIEAKHACMLGSAKILGHCRLGGTNIETHHTIKEPMTRADKNANFREVSYDEAINEAAGILAKSKRPLLYGWASASCEVHKKGLLLAEELGAIVDNTASVCHGPTGLATHEKGAPSATLGQIKNRADVIVFWGCNPVQAHPRHMGRYSTFARGFFSEKGRKGRKIIVVDVRKTDTAKMADEYVEVQQGSDYLVLSALRAILSGHADVVPETVGGVSKASLVKVVETLKTANFGAIFFGMGLTQSKSRYKNIDNAVSLTFELNSFTKYVIMPMRGHYNVTGFNQVCTWETGFTTAVDFSRGIPYYNPGETAANDVLYRNEVDAAMIIAADAAAHFPANSVRQLAKVPLVQIDPHWSATTEIANVVIPTAICGIEVEGTAYRMDGVSLRLRKMIEPTHMTDEEVLERITQRVRELRGE
- a CDS encoding formylmethanofuran dehydrogenase subunit A, with protein sequence MELLIKNGAVYDPINGIAGDKTDISIKDGKIVEKVSSSASVIDAGGRLVMPGGVDAHSHIAGAKVNLGRLMRPEDSRIGLKPRTKVTRVYSGYTVPNVYAMGYRYAQMGYTTVFEAAQAIMKARHTHEELEEIPIIDKGALTLFGSNWPTMDYVREKNLDKLAAYVAWGLLASRGFGVKVVNPGGGEMWGFGKNVTSLDDVVPNFDVTPAQIIVSLMKANEMLGLPHSVHLHCNNLGKPGNYKTTLASMELAKQVKPSKERQVLHVTHLTFNAWGGTNWGDFESKADEIANYLNNSENVTTDMGQLIFGSATTMTADGPVQYANAKLLHAKWGNGDVELEDASGVVPIFYARQISIHAIMWAIGLELALLTKDPYKVLLTTDHPNGGPFVNYPEVIALLMSNKKRQEEIKTLHEAVHKRTKIPGITRELDFNDIAIMTRGGPAKVLGLLESKGHLGVGADADVSIYDILPDQIDPSVEHARIKSAFSSAAYTLKGGEVVVKDGQVVATPMGRTFWVNASVPEQYMNEVMKDMEMKFRNYYSIQLANYMVQDAYVTHPRVVRAGVAPVMAEVE
- a CDS encoding formylmethanofuran dehydrogenase subunit C translates to MQEVFLKPKAEFKISVEAENISPDKFAGRTEKEIQSLEAWMGNHKTTLGELFSVNVNGTGAAADTKIIMEGDFSRVKRIGEGMTAGLVTIKGNVDMHLGSKMSGGKISVAGNADSWAGREMKGGEIIIEGNAGYYLGAGYRGETCGMRGGKITVSGNALDFLGEHMCGGEIVVKGNAGILPGLSNNGGKIVIEGSTSRPGSEMAKGTIIAGRVEEMMPVFKLEGTEALDGVMYRKYVGDVIVNGKGMLYVKE